Proteins co-encoded in one Daphnia carinata strain CSIRO-1 chromosome 3, CSIRO_AGI_Dcar_HiC_V3, whole genome shotgun sequence genomic window:
- the LOC130685541 gene encoding uroporphyrinogen decarboxylase-like → MDLIFPQLKNDRILRAARGEETDKVPVWVMRQAGRYLPEFRATRVNHDFFSMCRTPEVACEITLQPIRRFPLDAAIIFSDILVVPQALGMEVLMKAGEGPVFTSPLVTPEDLNMLETPINVDDKLGYVFKAINLTRHKLEGKVPLIGFAGAPWTLMSYMIEGGGSKTMSKSKAWLYRYPAESHKLLQILTDVIVDFLVGQVKAGAQMLQVFESHAEYLSPDLFTQFALPYIKQIQERVRAKVDVPMCIFPKGGHFSLEQLSSTGYDIIGLDWTIKPEEGRQRVGPNITVQGNMDPCALYGTKESIEVIAKNMVHRFGSQRYIANLGHGIYPDVDPEHLAAFIDGVHDA, encoded by the exons ATGGACTTG ATTTTCCCCCAACTGAAAAATGATCGAATTTTGCGAGCAGCTCGTGGAGAGGAAACAGACAAAGTACCAGTCTGGGTCATGAGACAAGCCGGGCGATATTTAccag AGTTTCGTGCTACAAGGGTGAACCATGATTTTTTCTCAATGTGCCGAACACCAGAAGTTGCATGTGAAATAACTCTGCAACCTATCAGAAGGTTCCCTCTAGATGCAGCTATAATCTTCTCAGATATTCTAGTGGTTCCCCAGGCATTAGGCATGGAAGTTCTTATGAAAGCAGGTGAAGGGCCGGTTTTTACATCACCGCTTGTTACACCAGAAGATCTAAACATGTTGGAAACCCCAATAAACGTAGATGACAAATTAGGCTACGTTTTTAAAGCCATAAATCTAACTCGCCACAAGTTAGAAGGAAAAGTACCTTTAATTGGATTTGCAGGTGCACCT TGGACCCTTATGAGCTACATGATTGAAGGTGGGGGTTCAAAAACCATGTCAAAGTCCAAAGCCTGGCTCTATCGCTATCCCGCGGAATCTCACAAATTACTTCAAATTTTAACTGATGTTATAGTTGATTTTTTGGTTGGGCAAGTTAAAGCCGGCGCACAG ATGCTGCAGGTGTTTGAATCTCACGCCGAGTACTTGAGTCCCGATCTTTTTACTCAGTTTGCACTTCCCTACATCAAGCAGATCCAGGAACGCGTACGAGCAAAAGTAGACGTGCCCATG TGCATTTTTCCGAAAGGAGGGCATTTCTCTCTTGAGCAGCTCAGTTCTACTGGCTATGATATTATAGGGCTTGATTGGACGATAAAGCCCGAAGAAGGTCGACAAAGGGTTGGACCTAACATTACTGTACAAGGAAATATGGACCCTTGTGCCCTTTATGGAACAAAG GAAAGCATTGAAGTTATTGCCAAAAATATGGTTCATCGATTTGGTAGCCAACGTTACATAGCGAATCTTGGGCATGGCATATACCCCGACGTGGATCCAGAACATCTTGCTGCATTTATAGATGGTGTTCATGACgcctga